In Nitrososphaerales archaeon, the following are encoded in one genomic region:
- the thyX gene encoding FAD-dependent thymidylate synthase, whose product MRVKLIWHTPSPERVIAIAMRRCYSTSTIEEIEKEIDSKGDAYIQYLVRKALNDRTFSVLEHVVFTFEIEGISRVCSHQLIRHRIASYNQESQRFTLAHKEEMVIPPSIQNNPEAIKIFDEVRRFTIEKMEELLRIGIPKEDARFILPQCVATKLIMTMNARSLMHFLSLRLSAKAQWEIRELASRILEEVRKVAPTLFEKVIEC is encoded by the coding sequence ATGAGGGTTAAGTTAATTTGGCATACCCCATCGCCAGAAAGGGTCATTGCGATAGCTATGAGAAGGTGCTATTCGACTTCTACGATAGAGGAGATCGAGAAAGAGATCGATAGCAAAGGTGATGCATATATCCAGTATCTGGTTAGAAAAGCTTTGAATGATAGGACCTTTAGTGTGTTGGAGCACGTTGTATTCACATTCGAAATAGAGGGCATATCACGAGTCTGTAGCCATCAGTTGATAAGGCATAGGATTGCATCCTACAATCAGGAGAGCCAAAGATTTACATTGGCACATAAGGAAGAGATGGTCATACCACCAAGTATTCAAAATAATCCCGAAGCGATCAAAATCTTCGATGAAGTTAGAAGATTTACTATTGAAAAGATGGAGGAATTATTACGTATTGGAATCCCCAAAGAAGATGCGAGGTTCATACTACCCCAGTGTGTCGCTACGAAGCTCATAATGACTATGAACGCTAGAAGTCTGATGCACTTTTTATCATTAAGATTATCGGCGAAGGCCCAATGGGAGATCAGAGAACTTGCTAGCCGAATCCTTGAAGAAGTTAGAAAGGTTGCGCCTACTTTATTCGAAAAGGTCATTGAATGTTGA